TGGATGTGTGCATTGGCTAGAGGGACCCGTGGACGGTTTCAGCGGTTGAGCGGCGTTTCATGTGACCATCAACGACGTGGAGTCTCGCCGGCATGTCGCTGCAGGGTCTCGACGACGGATGCGTGATGATGGACGCGCGCGGGGAGGTGGCGTCGACGGCCCGAACAATACGCACCCTTCATCAAGTTGATAGGATTAGCAACGGATGTTGCTAAGATGATAGCCTCAGACTTATTGATGTATTACTTTGTAAAGTCCTCGAtgtataattaataaaatggatGCATGCTCCGCGCTGATGCAAAGGCCGAGGGTCATCCTCCTTTAACAAAAAATCTAACAACAACTGGGAACCGACATTTGGCGGTTGGATCTGCTGTTCTTGAAAGATATACTcccaccgttcctaaatatttgtctttctagggatttcaacaagtgactatatacagagcaaagtgagtgaatctacactctaaaatatatctatatacatccgtatgtggtagtcaatttgaaatctctaaaagacaaatatttagaaacgaatGGAGTACTTCATAAAGTTTTAAATAACATTTTGGAGCATTGATTTTGTCTTTTGTCATGATTTCCAAGAATGTCGTATGGTGATGAAACTATGCAAGCCAACAAACAATTTCTCAATGTTTCAtacaaaaaaaattcagaatttttgaattgtttttcttttttttaacacCCGAGCTGACATGAGCTCACGGTGTAGAACAGCCGCGTCCCACTACTACGAAACTATCTCCTGGCTTCACGCAAAGATAACTGGATTTCTGATGACCCTCTTAGCATCACTCGCTGATGCTCTGGGTCTTGCTGATGCAGACGCGCACATGGAGCTCCCTGCTCTCGTCTCGCTCATGCAGCATCCTCGGAAGCACAGGGAGAGCCTCATAGTCGTCGTACACCAGTTCAGTGGGCACCGGGCAGCTCGCCACCACCTTCGTCTCCAGCTTCACAACGAGCCCCTTGGCCGGAGGGCCCTCCACTGCGACGGAGGAGCTGTACACCGGCCCGGCGGCGGCTTTATTCCTGACACACGCAAGGGCGACGTGGTGGTAGAGTTCGACACGGTGAATGTGCAAGAGGAACACGCCGTCGTCCTCCTCCGCGACCAAGAGCTCCTCGCAAATCTCCTCCGAATCCAGCTCGTCAAAGACATACCGGTGGTCCGTGCCGTAGGTGATCTTGCGGGCGCCCCAGGCGTGCCGGCCGGACTCCTCGGTGAGGTGGCGCACGAGGTCCGCCGGCGAGCCCTCGAAAAGGCACTCCGGGCACGAGCAGGGCGCGCACGCGCAAGCAGCCGCGTGCGCCGCGGCGTCGCGGTAGGCCACCGAGCTCGCGCAGCCGTGCTTCTTGTATGGGCACGCCACCTTCGTGTAGCCGAACAGGGTGTCCAGGTAGGCGTTCTGGACGTAGACGACGGCGGACGCGGCCAAGCCCGCGCAAGGACGGCACTCGCCGCCGCAGTCGCCGCACGCGACGTGATGCATACGTGAGCACTGCGGTCGATGCCATGCAGAGAGACAAAAATAAAACTTACGAGTTGTGTGAGGTGTACGGGATGCAGATTTTGGGTTGTTTGTTCGGCTAACCTGGTAAACGGGGGGCTTCAGAGGGCCATGGCACTCGTCGCAGCGGAGGACCGCCTTGGGCACGTCGGAGTCCAGCAGCTTCACCACCTCCCCCTCCGGCCCCGCTACCGCGACAGCGCCGCCGGCTAGCACCTTCGCGCCGGACGCCGCCAGCGCCGGCGCATCTACAGCAGCTGGACTGGGCGCCGCCACCGACTTGCGGCCCGGCCGGCCCTTCGACAGCGGCGTCTTGCCGTCCACCGCGTTCTTCCTCTTGCCACCCATATCGCCGGTGGAATCTAGGATGGGAGAGGTGGTCTTACGGATTTAAGAAAAAACAGAGGCCAAAATGAAGAACACACACGATAGGAGTGGCTGCAGTCACACTGGAAGAAGAGAACGCTAGGAGCCGGCTCAGCTTCGTCTCTTCACACTGGACTGGAGTAGCTGATCACAGTAGTAGTTTATATAGCAGAAGGAAAAATGCACAAGGATTTGAAGAGACGAA
The Aegilops tauschii subsp. strangulata cultivar AL8/78 chromosome 3, Aet v6.0, whole genome shotgun sequence genome window above contains:
- the LOC109769456 gene encoding uncharacterized protein → MGGKRKNAVDGKTPLSKGRPGRKSVAAPSPAAVDAPALAASGAKVLAGGAVAVAGPEGEVVKLLDSDVPKAVLRCDECHGPLKPPVYQVSRTNNPKSASRTPHTTRKFYFCLSAWHRPQCSRMHHVACGDCGGECRPCAGLAASAVVYVQNAYLDTLFGYTKVACPYKKHGCASSVAYRDAAAHAAACACAPCSCPECLFEGSPADLVRHLTEESGRHAWGARKITYGTDHRYVFDELDSEEICEELLVAEEDDGVFLLHIHRVELYHHVALACVRNKAAAGPVYSSSVAVEGPPAKGLVVKLETKVVASCPVPTELVYDDYEALPVLPRMLHERDESRELHVRVCISKTQSISE